The proteins below are encoded in one region of Clostridium estertheticum:
- the hpt gene encoding hypoxanthine phosphoribosyltransferase, which produces MDNKKINILISKDQINERIEQLGTEISKDYLGKKLYVLSLLRGSFIYTADLVRQITVPTKIGFMTTSSYGDDEESKGLVNIVNDIPDNISGFDVLIVDDIVDTGLTMDFVVNHVRSLGAASVKTCVLLNKIERRKVEITPDYYCFEIPDLFVVGYGLNYGDYYRNIPYIFNWED; this is translated from the coding sequence TTGGATAATAAAAAAATAAATATTCTTATATCAAAAGATCAAATTAATGAGCGAATTGAACAACTTGGTACTGAAATTTCCAAAGATTATTTGGGAAAAAAATTATATGTTCTATCATTGCTTAGAGGTAGCTTTATATATACTGCAGACCTTGTACGTCAAATCACTGTACCTACAAAAATAGGCTTTATGACAACTTCAAGTTATGGAGATGACGAAGAATCAAAAGGACTCGTTAATATTGTAAATGACATACCTGACAATATTTCTGGATTTGATGTATTAATAGTAGATGATATTGTTGATACTGGTTTAACTATGGATTTCGTTGTGAATCACGTTAGATCTTTAGGCGCTGCTAGTGTTAAAACTTGTGTTCTTTTAAATAAGATAGAAAGAAGAAAGGTTGAAATAACACCTGATTACTATTGCTTTGAGATCCCAGATCTTTTTGTAGTTGGTTATGGATTAAATTATGGAGACTATTATAGAAATATACCATACATATTTAATTGGGAAGATTAA
- a CDS encoding acetyl-CoA hydrolase/transferase family protein: protein MNLQEIYKSKVITAEQAAGKIVSGNRVATGHACAEPITLIEAMLKNKDSYQDVEIVHMVPMGKDEYTKPEMESHFKHNALFAGASTREAIASGRADFTPCFFSKIPELFKNNYLPVDVALIQVSSPDEHGCCSFGLSVDYTKTAAECAKMVIAEVNKEMPRTMGDSFINVSDIDYIVESNHPLIELTSPKIGDVERAIGENCASLVEDGSTLQLGIGAIPDAVLLFLKGKKDLGIHSEMISDGVVELVEAGVITGKAKSLHEGKIVVTFLMGSKRLYDFVDNNPMVEMYSVDYVNDPYIIAKNNKMVCVNSAIQVDLMGQVNAEMIGETQFSGTGGQVDFVRGAAMAKDGKSIIAMPSTACKGKVSRIKPNLDEGAAVTTLRNDVQYIVTEYGIAELKGKTLKNRAKALINIAHPDFRNELIQEFEKRFKCKFTSK, encoded by the coding sequence ATGAATTTACAAGAAATCTACAAATCAAAGGTTATTACGGCAGAGCAAGCTGCTGGGAAGATAGTGTCTGGAAATAGGGTAGCAACAGGGCATGCTTGTGCTGAACCTATTACTCTTATAGAGGCAATGTTAAAGAATAAGGATTCCTATCAAGATGTTGAAATTGTGCATATGGTTCCTATGGGAAAAGATGAGTATACTAAGCCAGAAATGGAAAGTCATTTTAAACACAATGCACTATTTGCAGGTGCCAGTACAAGAGAAGCTATCGCTTCTGGAAGAGCAGATTTTACGCCCTGTTTTTTTTCTAAGATACCTGAGCTATTTAAAAATAATTATCTACCAGTAGATGTGGCACTTATTCAAGTTTCATCACCTGATGAGCATGGTTGTTGTAGTTTTGGTTTATCTGTTGATTACACAAAGACCGCAGCAGAATGCGCAAAAATGGTAATTGCAGAAGTAAATAAAGAAATGCCAAGAACTATGGGTGACTCTTTTATAAATGTTTCTGACATTGATTATATAGTAGAATCAAATCATCCACTAATAGAACTTACTTCTCCTAAAATTGGGGATGTTGAAAGAGCTATTGGAGAGAATTGTGCTTCTTTAGTTGAGGATGGTTCTACACTACAACTTGGAATAGGTGCTATTCCAGATGCAGTTTTATTGTTTTTAAAAGGAAAGAAGGACTTAGGAATTCATTCTGAAATGATTTCAGATGGAGTTGTGGAACTAGTTGAAGCAGGTGTAATTACGGGTAAGGCAAAATCCCTTCATGAGGGAAAGATTGTTGTGACATTTTTAATGGGAAGCAAAAGACTATATGATTTTGTGGATAATAACCCTATGGTAGAAATGTATTCTGTAGATTATGTAAATGATCCCTATATTATTGCTAAAAATAATAAAATGGTGTGTGTAAATTCTGCTATTCAAGTAGATCTTATGGGTCAAGTTAATGCAGAAATGATAGGAGAAACTCAGTTTAGTGGAACTGGTGGTCAAGTTGATTTTGTTCGCGGTGCAGCTATGGCAAAAGACGGTAAATCCATAATTGCAATGCCATCGACTGCATGCAAAGGAAAAGTTTCGAGAATTAAACCAAACCTTGATGAAGGGGCAGCTGTTACAACACTTAGAAATGATGTGCAATATATAGTTACTGAATATGGTATTGCAGAATTAAAAGGTAAAACTTTAAAAAATAGAGCAAAAGCGCTAATAAATATTGCTCACCCAGATTTTAGAAATGAGTTAATACAGGAATTTGAAAAAAGGTTTAAGTGCAAATTCACATCAAAATAA
- the spoVAD gene encoding stage V sporulation protein AD, translated as MGRRIGLQTVEIESKPRIIGTYNIVGPKEGQGPLKEYFDKIIEDDLNGTESFEKAETSLLYTAISESIKKAKLKEADINYLLAGDLLNQLSSSCFAARDLDIPFIGLYGACSTMAESLSIGSMIMEGGLANYVVAATSSHFSSAERQFRLPLEMGSQRPPTAQWTVTGAGSMVLGKKGKFPYVTHITTGKVKDYGIIDVNNMGVAMAPAAVDTIKQHFMDTGRKPSDYDVIATGDLGIIGKEFTEKLLLEYKYDMRGHYIDCGEKIFDASKQGTNAGGSGCGCSAVVATGYLLKNMMKGKFKRILLVSTGALLSSTSTLQGETIPGIAHAVSIEFGGE; from the coding sequence ATGGGTAGAAGAATTGGTCTTCAAACAGTAGAAATTGAAAGTAAACCTAGAATTATCGGCACCTATAATATAGTTGGTCCTAAGGAAGGTCAGGGACCATTAAAAGAGTATTTCGATAAAATTATAGAAGATGATCTTAATGGAACTGAAAGCTTTGAAAAAGCTGAAACAAGTCTTTTATATACTGCTATTTCAGAAAGTATAAAAAAAGCAAAGTTAAAGGAAGCTGATATCAATTATTTATTAGCGGGTGATTTATTAAATCAGTTATCATCTTCATGTTTTGCCGCTAGAGATTTAGATATACCGTTTATAGGTCTATATGGAGCTTGTTCAACTATGGCAGAGTCTTTAAGCATTGGTTCAATGATAATGGAAGGTGGCCTAGCTAATTATGTTGTAGCAGCTACCTCCTCACATTTTTCTTCAGCGGAAAGGCAATTTAGATTACCACTTGAAATGGGAAGTCAGAGACCACCAACAGCACAATGGACTGTTACAGGTGCAGGCTCAATGGTTTTAGGCAAAAAAGGTAAATTTCCTTATGTTACTCATATTACAACTGGAAAAGTCAAAGACTATGGAATAATTGATGTGAATAATATGGGAGTTGCGATGGCACCAGCAGCAGTTGACACTATTAAACAACATTTTATGGATACTGGTAGAAAACCTTCAGATTATGATGTTATTGCTACTGGAGATTTAGGTATTATAGGAAAGGAGTTTACAGAAAAATTATTACTTGAATACAAGTACGATATGAGAGGTCATTATATAGATTGTGGTGAAAAAATTTTTGATGCTTCAAAGCAAGGAACTAATGCTGGTGGTAGCGGTTGTGGTTGTTCGGCAGTAGTTGCAACAGGTTATTTACTTAAGAATATGATGAAGGGGAAATTTAAAAGGATCCTGTTAGTTTCAACAGGGGCTCTTTTAAGCTCTACTTCAACTTTGCAGGGTGAAACAATACCCGGAATTGCTCATGCTGTTTCAATAGAGTTTGGGGGTGAATAA
- the sigF gene encoding RNA polymerase sporulation sigma factor SigF, with product MDQKIVKKSNYNYEDNMQLIQMARNGEPGALDTLVEMNLPLVSSISKKFLNRGYEYDDIFQIGCIGLVKAINNFDTKYNVKFSTYAVPMIMGEIKRFLRDDGIIKVSRSVKNTARQLHYDKDTLTKKLGRDPTIDELSVFCNIEKEDIVYALESASNMLYLFDTIHQDDGAPVLLIDKLSEKYEEDNQVLDKISLKEALRKLDAKSRQIIMLRYFKDNTQIQVAKMMGISQVQVSRIEKKVLKIMREKLI from the coding sequence ATGGATCAAAAAATAGTCAAGAAAAGCAACTATAATTATGAAGATAATATGCAACTTATTCAAATGGCTAGAAATGGAGAACCTGGTGCACTAGACACTTTAGTAGAAATGAATTTGCCATTAGTTTCATCTATAAGTAAAAAATTTTTAAATAGGGGATATGAATATGATGATATCTTCCAGATAGGTTGTATTGGACTCGTAAAAGCAATTAATAATTTTGATACTAAGTATAATGTGAAATTTTCCACATATGCAGTTCCTATGATAATGGGAGAGATTAAAAGATTTCTTAGAGATGATGGAATTATAAAAGTAAGCAGGAGCGTTAAAAATACTGCAAGGCAATTGCACTATGATAAAGATACTCTAACCAAAAAATTGGGTAGAGATCCTACAATTGACGAATTGTCGGTCTTTTGTAATATAGAAAAAGAAGATATAGTATACGCATTAGAGTCTGCTAGCAATATGTTGTATTTATTTGATACGATACATCAAGATGATGGTGCACCAGTATTGTTAATTGATAAGCTAAGTGAAAAGTATGAAGAAGATAACCAAGTTTTAGATAAAATCTCTCTCAAAGAAGCACTTAGAAAACTTGATGCAAAATCAAGGCAAATAATTATGCTCAGATACTTTAAAGATAATACACAAATTCAAGTAGCAAAAATGATGGGAATTAGCCAAGTGCAGGTATCAAGAATAGAAAAGAAAGTTTTGAAAATAATGAGGGAAAAATTAATTTAG
- the yunB gene encoding sporulation protein YunB has translation MNINNKIKGRILIIIAIVMINFTIFIYIFDKTTMPTVMAVADSEMRAKATEIVNKAIIDEYSNQFNYDEIIKVDKDSVGNIVMLKADTLKMNKIACDVALKSQKELMKLGDVGIKVPIGYITRNNILSYYGPSVNIKMQPIGNVETKYSSEFESAGINQTRHKIYVKVKTTVRVLIPLRSNDIEVTNEVPIAETIIVGKTPNTAVQLDLNGTGFKLGNSN, from the coding sequence ATGAATATTAATAATAAAATTAAAGGTAGAATATTAATAATTATAGCCATAGTTATGATTAATTTTACAATATTCATATATATTTTTGATAAAACTACAATGCCAACTGTAATGGCAGTAGCAGATTCAGAAATGAGAGCAAAAGCAACAGAGATTGTAAATAAAGCAATTATAGATGAATATTCAAATCAATTTAACTATGATGAGATAATAAAGGTGGATAAGGATTCTGTTGGTAATATCGTAATGCTAAAAGCGGACACTTTGAAAATGAATAAAATAGCTTGCGATGTTGCACTAAAGTCGCAAAAGGAATTAATGAAATTGGGCGATGTAGGAATCAAGGTTCCAATAGGATACATAACAAGAAATAATATTCTATCGTATTATGGACCTAGTGTTAATATCAAAATGCAGCCTATAGGAAATGTAGAAACTAAATATTCATCAGAGTTTGAAAGTGCGGGTATAAATCAAACAAGACATAAGATCTACGTTAAGGTTAAAACTACTGTTAGAGTACTTATACCTTTAAGAAGTAATGATATCGAGGTAACAAATGAGGTGCCAATTGCTGAAACTATTATAGTTGGTAAAACACCCAATACTGCAGTTCAATTAGATTTAAACGGAACTGGATTTAAACTAGGAAATAGCAATTAA
- the spoIIAB gene encoding anti-sigma F factor, which produces MCYNKIKIEFLSKSQNESFARVSIAAFASQLDPTIDEITDVKTAVSEAVTNAIIHGYESEEEMITIEAIINGTELTVIVNDTGKGIDNLELAMEPLYTSRPDLERSGMGFTVMETFMDSLEVKSDKGRGTSIIMKKIFNPLS; this is translated from the coding sequence ATGTGTTACAATAAAATTAAGATAGAATTTTTAAGTAAATCGCAGAATGAAAGTTTTGCAAGAGTATCAATAGCAGCATTTGCTTCACAATTAGATCCTACAATTGATGAAATCACCGATGTTAAAACAGCGGTATCAGAAGCAGTTACCAATGCAATTATTCATGGATATGAAAGTGAAGAGGAAATGATCACTATTGAAGCAATTATTAATGGCACGGAATTGACAGTAATAGTTAATGATACAGGTAAAGGAATTGATAATTTAGAGCTAGCTATGGAGCCTCTATACACTTCTCGTCCAGACCTCGAGAGGTCTGGAATGGGTTTTACTGTAATGGAGACTTTTATGGACAGTCTGGAAGTAAAGTCTGACAAAGGTAGGGGAACAAGTATAATAATGAAAAAAATATTTAATCCTTTAAGTTAG
- the spoVAE gene encoding stage V sporulation protein AE, with the protein MNNYIMAFIVGGLICVIGQILMDTTKLTPARILVVFVTGGVILGAFNIYDVVIEYGKAGGSIPLPGFGYSLAKSVMKEVDEFGLIGAFTGGIKGTAGGITAAIFFGYIMALIFNPKTK; encoded by the coding sequence ATGAATAATTACATTATGGCTTTTATAGTTGGAGGACTTATATGTGTAATAGGTCAAATACTTATGGATACAACTAAACTAACTCCGGCTAGGATATTGGTTGTATTTGTAACGGGTGGTGTAATACTAGGAGCATTTAATATATATGATGTAGTAATCGAATATGGGAAAGCGGGGGGGAGTATACCTCTGCCTGGTTTTGGATATAGTTTGGCTAAGAGTGTAATGAAAGAAGTAGATGAATTTGGTCTTATAGGTGCTTTTACAGGAGGTATAAAGGGTACTGCAGGCGGTATTACTGCTGCAATTTTCTTTGGATATATAATGGCATTGATTTTTAATCCTAAAACTAAATAG
- a CDS encoding L-fucose/L-arabinose isomerase family protein, whose protein sequence is MKNLPQLKLGIVAVSRDCFPMELSVSRRKAVVESYKKSNVDIFECLTTVENETHMLKALKEIKEAGVNALVVYLGNFGPETSETLLAKQFGGPVMFVAASEESGDNLMNGRGDAYCGMLNASYNLALRNIKAFIPEYPVGTASEVADMISEFVPVATTLLGLDNLKIISFGPRPQDFLACNAPIKQLYNLGVEIEENSELDLYAAFNAHAGDSRIPEVIASMEKELGKGNKMPGILPKLAQYEITLLDWMEEHKGSRKFVVFANKCWPSFQTQFGFVPCYVNSRLTAMGIPVSCEVDIYGALSEYIGTCISQDVVTLLDINNTVPNDMYESEIKGKFDYTLKDTFMGFHCGNTAACKLTSGTMKFQKIMARSLEPNVEPNITRGTLEGDIIPGEITFFRLQSNAKSELTAYVAEGEVLPVSTRSFGSIGVFAIPEMARFYRNVLIEKRYPHHGAVAFGHYGKAMYNLFRYLGVKELSFNQPKGMLYKGENPFK, encoded by the coding sequence ATGAAAAATTTACCACAATTAAAATTAGGAATTGTTGCAGTAAGCAGAGATTGCTTCCCAATGGAGTTATCTGTTAGCCGTAGAAAAGCTGTAGTTGAATCTTATAAAAAATCTAATGTTGATATATTTGAATGTTTAACTACTGTAGAAAATGAAACTCATATGTTAAAAGCATTAAAAGAAATTAAAGAAGCTGGTGTAAATGCATTAGTAGTATACCTTGGAAATTTCGGTCCTGAAACTTCGGAAACTTTACTTGCAAAACAATTTGGTGGACCAGTAATGTTTGTAGCTGCTTCAGAGGAAAGCGGTGATAATTTAATGAATGGCCGTGGGGATGCTTATTGCGGAATGTTAAATGCGAGTTACAATTTAGCACTACGTAATATAAAGGCATTTATTCCCGAATATCCCGTTGGAACAGCTAGTGAAGTTGCTGATATGATTTCAGAATTTGTACCAGTTGCTACTACATTACTTGGACTTGATAATTTGAAAATAATCTCATTCGGACCTCGTCCACAAGATTTCCTAGCATGTAATGCACCAATTAAGCAATTATATAATCTAGGAGTTGAAATAGAAGAAAATTCTGAACTTGATTTATACGCAGCCTTCAATGCTCATGCTGGTGATTCAAGAATTCCAGAAGTAATAGCTAGTATGGAAAAAGAATTAGGTAAGGGAAATAAAATGCCTGGTATACTGCCAAAGCTTGCTCAATATGAAATAACATTACTCGATTGGATGGAAGAACATAAAGGTTCAAGAAAATTTGTTGTATTTGCAAACAAATGTTGGCCATCATTCCAAACACAATTCGGATTTGTACCTTGTTATGTAAATAGTAGACTAACTGCAATGGGAATTCCTGTGTCATGTGAAGTTGATATTTATGGTGCATTAAGTGAATATATAGGAACTTGTATAAGCCAAGATGTTGTAACATTACTTGATATTAATAATACAGTGCCAAATGATATGTATGAATCAGAAATTAAAGGTAAATTTGATTATACATTAAAGGACACATTTATGGGGTTCCATTGTGGTAACACAGCAGCCTGCAAATTAACAAGTGGTACTATGAAATTTCAAAAAATTATGGCAAGATCTCTAGAACCTAATGTAGAACCAAACATAACAAGAGGGACACTTGAAGGAGATATTATTCCAGGCGAAATAACATTCTTCCGCTTACAAAGCAATGCAAAATCAGAATTAACAGCATATGTAGCAGAAGGTGAAGTATTACCAGTTTCAACTCGATCATTTGGATCTATTGGTGTTTTTGCAATCCCTGAGATGGCAAGATTCTATCGTAATGTATTAATCGAAAAGAGATATCCACATCATGGCGCAGTTGCATTTGGCCATTATGGAAAAGCAATGTACAATTTATTTAGATATTTAGGCGTCAAAGAATTATCATTTAATCAACCAAAAGGAATGCTTTATAAAGGAGAAAATCCATTTAAATAA
- a CDS encoding DUF4867 family protein, which translates to MIIKKITDSEFKKYGHVLENYDCSKLIEKMKTTPLPNDVVYEPSIKELENLEIAQDLKIREFGELPIQVGYCNGNNYLLNAVEYHRSSEINVAVTDFILLLGCIQDVEKDYSYDTSNIEAFLVPAGTIIEVYATTLHYAPCNANENGFKCVVVLPRDSNLPLENKINKSGEDVLLFARNKWLIGHKDTDLGTQGAFIGLKGKNISIK; encoded by the coding sequence ATGATTATTAAAAAAATTACAGATAGTGAGTTTAAGAAATATGGACATGTTTTAGAAAATTATGATTGCTCTAAATTAATTGAAAAAATGAAAACGACACCATTGCCAAATGATGTAGTCTATGAGCCATCAATTAAAGAATTAGAAAATTTAGAAATAGCACAAGACTTAAAAATAAGAGAATTTGGTGAATTACCAATTCAAGTAGGATATTGTAATGGTAATAATTATTTACTAAATGCTGTGGAATATCATCGTTCATCTGAAATAAATGTTGCAGTTACTGATTTTATTTTACTCCTAGGTTGTATTCAAGATGTTGAAAAAGATTATTCATATGATACTTCAAATATAGAAGCCTTTTTAGTTCCGGCTGGTACAATAATCGAGGTTTATGCAACTACACTTCATTATGCACCTTGTAATGCAAATGAAAATGGCTTTAAATGTGTGGTTGTACTACCTAGGGATAGTAATTTGCCACTCGAAAATAAAATTAATAAATCTGGTGAAGATGTTTTACTCTTTGCTAGAAACAAATGGTTAATTGGTCACAAAGATACTGATTTAGGAACTCAAGGAGCATTTATAGGCTTAAAAGGTAAAAATATTTCAATAAAATAA
- the spoVAC gene encoding stage V sporulation protein AC — translation MKVEEKAIRKKFDKLNSNNIPKPNLLKHCFNAFWVGGLICVIGQFISDIFSKFGVPKDEVGTYVSIVMVFLGAALTGIGVYDKLGDFAGAGSVVPITGFANSIVSPAMEFKKEGFVFGVAAKMFTIAGPVLVYGIGSSVIVGILYYFLRW, via the coding sequence ATGAAGGTAGAAGAAAAAGCTATAAGAAAAAAATTCGATAAACTTAATTCAAATAATATTCCAAAGCCAAATTTACTAAAACATTGTTTTAATGCCTTTTGGGTTGGAGGATTAATATGTGTAATTGGACAATTTATAAGTGATATTTTTTCGAAATTTGGTGTTCCAAAGGATGAGGTAGGGACATATGTATCTATAGTCATGGTGTTTTTAGGTGCTGCACTTACAGGTATTGGTGTATATGATAAGTTGGGTGATTTTGCAGGCGCAGGTTCTGTTGTACCAATTACTGGATTTGCAAATTCAATTGTTTCACCTGCAATGGAGTTTAAAAAAGAGGGTTTTGTTTTTGGCGTTGCAGCTAAAATGTTTACTATTGCAGGACCTGTTCTAGTTTATGGAATTGGTTCATCTGTAATTGTAGGAATTTTATATTATTTTTTAAGGTGGTGA
- a CDS encoding transglycosylase domain-containing protein — protein MDKKGTSQKKKKKAGKHVFKKLIFTILIIALTISVAIGGVVLAMVKTAPSLNINEFLKLDEITVLLDDSGKLMDEYVISQRRINVPISDVPVNLQEAFISIEDFRFATHPGIDIKRLAGSIFNDIKIKITGSGQSLQGASTITQQLVKYRVFLEDSIENRTSIKRKVQEIYLSLQIEKVLTKSQILETYMNTIFLGGNAHGIEAASQQYFNKSVENLTLKQSAFIASAAQNPSVSYSMATKSFDTKTAFDSARTKAVLANMYKYNKISKVQFDSAMAEKLTFSFAKKDANKMNYEFFSRPALLQVTNDLMKKYKISQKEASSMLMYDGVKIYTTMDRNMQNTSQSLIDAPMNSSQEKLQASCVIMDYHTGEVKTIIGGRNVKVPGSYNRAAYDDSFLRAPGSSIKPLTVYSPAINTKIATASTVIEDSPVSASIGYNPKNSPDIYRGYLTLRDCLKYSVNVAAVKIENMIGIKTGVSYGEKFGLQLDNVDKISQSAMALGQLNTGTNPLTMAAAYGVFGNSGNRTTPRLYTKVVDRTGKVLLDTKPETTPVLSPQSAYIMYDLLSGPVGPGGTGTNAVFSDMPVRGKTGTSSNSKDLWFVGLTPYYSAAVWIGTDKADKIEGLGSNDAAQLWGKVMKSAHTSLPVKNVDMPSGISSLSVSKDSGNIPTDLTIADPRGDRVYSELFIDGTQPTTLDSIHVSAKVTRDANGNYVLASEYTPIWKIETRVFIKRDYVPNAYLEDSAFVLPTAVDTSSGSFSAPSVVTPNIPSTTPEITPPVTTPKTNEGNNTTNGGGQLNPNTPINNTYPNQNNDTTTHKTR, from the coding sequence ATGGATAAAAAAGGAACTTCTCAGAAAAAGAAAAAAAAAGCTGGGAAGCATGTTTTTAAAAAACTTATTTTTACCATTCTAATTATAGCCTTAACAATCAGTGTAGCCATCGGTGGAGTAGTCTTAGCTATGGTTAAGACAGCTCCTAGTTTAAATATTAATGAATTTTTAAAATTAGATGAAATTACTGTATTATTAGATGATTCCGGAAAACTTATGGATGAATATGTTATTTCGCAAAGAAGAATTAATGTACCTATTAGTGATGTTCCAGTTAATCTTCAGGAAGCATTTATAAGTATTGAAGATTTCAGATTTGCAACGCACCCAGGTATTGATATAAAAAGGCTAGCTGGTTCTATATTTAATGATATAAAAATAAAAATAACTGGAAGTGGTCAAAGTCTTCAGGGAGCTTCAACAATAACTCAACAGCTGGTCAAATACAGAGTATTTTTAGAAGATTCTATCGAAAACAGGACTTCTATAAAAAGAAAAGTTCAAGAAATTTATTTATCACTACAAATAGAAAAAGTATTAACCAAGTCCCAAATTTTAGAGACATATATGAATACTATTTTTCTAGGAGGAAATGCTCATGGTATAGAAGCGGCGTCACAACAATATTTTAATAAATCTGTTGAAAACTTAACCTTAAAACAGTCTGCTTTTATAGCTAGTGCTGCACAAAACCCTAGTGTTTCATATTCTATGGCAACTAAATCATTTGATACTAAAACAGCTTTTGATTCAGCTAGAACCAAAGCGGTTTTAGCTAATATGTATAAATATAATAAAATTAGTAAAGTACAATTTGACTCAGCCATGGCTGAAAAATTAACTTTTAGTTTTGCAAAAAAAGATGCAAACAAAATGAACTATGAGTTCTTTTCTAGACCTGCACTCCTTCAAGTTACTAATGATCTAATGAAAAAATATAAGATTAGCCAAAAGGAAGCATCTTCAATGCTTATGTATGATGGTGTAAAAATTTATACAACCATGGATAGGAATATGCAAAATACATCGCAAAGTTTAATTGATGCTCCTATGAACTCTTCACAAGAAAAACTACAAGCCTCATGTGTTATCATGGATTATCATACAGGTGAAGTTAAAACTATTATAGGTGGTCGTAATGTTAAAGTTCCTGGCTCTTACAACAGAGCTGCCTATGATGATAGTTTTTTAAGGGCTCCTGGATCAAGTATTAAGCCCTTAACCGTATATAGTCCAGCTATTAATACAAAAATAGCTACGGCATCTACTGTTATTGAGGATTCACCCGTCTCTGCAAGTATTGGATATAACCCTAAAAATTCACCTGATATATATCGAGGGTATTTAACTCTAAGAGATTGTTTGAAATATTCTGTTAACGTGGCAGCTGTGAAAATAGAAAATATGATTGGTATCAAGACCGGAGTTTCCTATGGTGAAAAGTTCGGATTGCAGCTAGATAACGTAGATAAGATTAGTCAGTCTGCTATGGCCCTTGGTCAATTAAATACTGGAACTAATCCTCTTACTATGGCAGCTGCATATGGTGTTTTTGGTAATAGCGGGAATCGTACTACTCCAAGATTATATACTAAGGTAGTTGATAGAACTGGTAAGGTACTGCTTGATACAAAACCTGAAACAACACCTGTTTTATCACCTCAAAGTGCTTATATCATGTACGATTTATTAAGCGGACCTGTAGGCCCAGGTGGCACTGGAACAAATGCTGTTTTTAGCGACATGCCTGTTCGAGGTAAAACTGGTACTTCTTCTAATTCAAAAGATTTATGGTTTGTTGGTTTAACTCCATATTACTCTGCCGCAGTTTGGATTGGAACTGATAAAGCAGATAAAATTGAAGGATTGGGCAGTAATGATGCTGCGCAGTTATGGGGTAAAGTTATGAAATCTGCTCATACTTCTCTTCCAGTAAAAAACGTTGATATGCCTTCTGGTATATCTTCCTTGTCCGTATCAAAGGATTCAGGTAATATACCAACAGATTTAACTATTGCAGACCCAAGGGGCGATAGAGTTTACTCTGAGCTGTTTATTGACGGGACTCAGCCTACAACTCTTGACAGCATACATGTTTCTGCTAAAGTCACAAGGGATGCAAATGGTAACTATGTTTTGGCATCAGAATATACACCAATTTGGAAAATTGAAACAAGGGTTTTTATAAAGAGGGATTATGTTCCTAATGCATATTTGGAAGACTCTGCTTTCGTATTACCAACGGCAGTTGATACCTCTTCGGGTTCTTTTTCTGCTCCTTCAGTTGTCACTCCAAATATTCCATCAACTACCCCTGAAATAACACCTCCTGTTACTACTCCTAAAACTAATGAAGGAAATAACACTACGAATGGTGGTGGTCAACTTAACCCAAATACACCTATTAACAATACTTATCCTAATCAAAATAATGACACTACTACACATAAAACAAGATAA
- the spoIIAA gene encoding anti-sigma F factor antagonist, translated as MHLNFENSEDKLIVYMSGELDHHSAEEVRNIIDDRLERDSYNKLIMDFGEVTFMDSSGIGVVIGRYKKLHMRNGKVCVTNIKSSVKRVFELSGMFKIIMLYDDVKQAVNNI; from the coding sequence ATGCATTTAAATTTTGAAAATAGTGAAGATAAATTGATAGTTTACATGTCTGGGGAATTAGACCACCATAGTGCTGAGGAAGTTAGGAATATTATAGATGATAGGTTAGAACGAGATAGTTATAACAAATTAATTATGGATTTTGGAGAAGTTACATTTATGGATAGTTCTGGTATTGGTGTAGTTATTGGAAGATATAAAAAGTTACATATGAGAAATGGAAAAGTATGTGTAACTAATATTAAATCTTCAGTGAAAAGGGTATTTGAGCTGTCAGGAATGTTTAAAATTATCATGTTGTATGATGACGTAAAGCAAGCTGTAAACAATATTTAG